A genomic window from Methanovulcanius yangii includes:
- a CDS encoding DUF7839 domain-containing protein — MADRNKDPFHIILKSKREATRFQILVEIAEHQPSVRQQEIAEKLGITPQAVSEYIREMVDEGLVDSHGRGRYNVTHNGVEWVLMNAEALETYAHYVTHDVVQQVSVWTAIAAEDIAKGDVVGVYMEGGYLYAVRTTQAAMGEAAGDARKGQDIGIAKLSGIIDHHEGAIRVCKVPRIQRGGSRKVTPEAVLNAVGGMEYIGAVGLEAVIALKNAGIVPDSFFGSREGIIEAAFHGMNCSMVIVDEEFTGFLKRLESAGLSYEIRDLSSP, encoded by the coding sequence TTGGCAGACCGGAATAAGGATCCTTTCCATATCATACTCAAGAGCAAGCGGGAAGCGACCCGCTTTCAGATACTTGTCGAAATAGCGGAGCATCAGCCGTCGGTCCGCCAACAGGAGATTGCCGAAAAACTGGGCATTACCCCGCAGGCTGTCAGCGAATACATCCGGGAGATGGTCGATGAAGGCCTCGTCGATTCCCATGGTCGCGGCCGGTACAATGTAACTCACAATGGCGTCGAATGGGTGCTGATGAATGCCGAAGCACTCGAGACCTATGCACATTATGTGACGCATGATGTCGTCCAGCAGGTTTCGGTATGGACGGCGATTGCGGCGGAGGACATTGCAAAGGGGGATGTCGTCGGCGTGTACATGGAGGGCGGCTATCTCTACGCCGTCCGGACGACCCAGGCTGCCATGGGCGAAGCGGCGGGCGATGCCCGAAAGGGGCAGGATATTGGCATAGCCAAACTTTCCGGCATCATCGATCACCACGAAGGAGCCATCCGGGTCTGTAAGGTCCCCCGTATTCAGCGGGGGGGATCACGAAAGGTCACGCCGGAGGCTGTGCTGAATGCCGTCGGTGGCATGGAATATATCGGTGCTGTTGGACTGGAGGCGGTTATCGCGCTGAAGAACGCAGGCATTGTCCCCGACAGCTTTTTTGGTTCCCGGGAGGGGATCATCGAAGCAGCGTTTCATGGTATGAACTGCTCCATGGTCATTGTTGATGAGGAGTTTACCGGATTTCTCAAGCGCCTGGAATCGGCAGGTCTCAGCTATGAAATCCGCGATCTCAGTTCGCCATGA
- a CDS encoding ArsR family transcriptional regulator, translating to MNDPLEIVPLIITFNNSQYKKVYDLLAKQWMTQEELCNDVGADCVDDCLAILQKGNLIEEQWRMPEPGKTPAKEYRTTYSRFRAGFQCSMEDLGDLLYVANSTDEDLREMVEKIEADVRAGMTSYNDLARKYQVSPMLVKGLAKRMPNLDVKGQGLVILGRPE from the coding sequence GTGAATGATCCTCTCGAGATCGTTCCACTTATCATTACATTCAACAATTCCCAGTATAAGAAGGTGTATGATCTTCTTGCAAAACAGTGGATGACTCAGGAGGAGCTGTGTAATGATGTCGGGGCTGATTGCGTGGATGACTGCCTCGCGATTCTCCAGAAGGGGAATCTAATCGAGGAACAGTGGCGGATGCCGGAACCCGGGAAGACCCCTGCCAAGGAATACCGCACCACGTACAGTCGTTTCCGCGCCGGATTCCAGTGTTCGATGGAAGACCTCGGGGATCTCCTGTATGTTGCCAACTCAACGGATGAAGACCTTCGGGAAATGGTGGAAAAGATTGAAGCGGATGTCAGGGCAGGAATGACATCCTACAACGACCTCGCCCGGAAATACCAGGTGAGTCCCATGCTTGTCAAGGGCCTTGCGAAAAGGATGCCGAACCTTGATGTGAAGGGGCAGGGGTTGGTTATCCTTGGCAGACCGGAATAA
- the hypF gene encoding carbamoyltransferase HypF yields MRKNGQISIKGIVQGVGFRPFVFAAAVKFGITGNVRNLGSEVLINAWGDHFEEFLCAVAGGTPLSRIDSVDVREVEGHAPEDFSILESTTGALSGFIPADVATCEECLADIMQSGGRYEGYWATSCVNCGPRYSIIHALPYDRERTTMDEFPLCRGCSDEYTDPGSRRHHAQTIACHACGPSLALLDRNGEPVQGDPIPTAAGLLDDGAVIAVKGLGGFHIACIESSASRLKGTLGRPEQPLAVMAEADEIRRVAHVSPDEEALLSGPAHPIVVLEKKDPASHMGISKLHTLGCMLPYTALHHLLFRNLRARMLIMTSANEPGEPMMTTTESAFSRLADHIDYYLTHNRRIENRCDDSVVRDGYIIRLSRGLAPKRIRCDLGDISILGVGPELNSNVSVYHGGFLITSPHVGNVRNPSTLAYLKETAETIRAFTGASCDIIAHDLHPQFLSTRYAWELAARSGARLVPVQHHRAHIAATTTEPCIGIAIDGVGYGDDGTIWGGEIFAGQVPDLRRVGHLEQVLMPGGDLATRFPERMLYGMLPDDSTLDLLAKRGWSETERNILARQVDRRFNVSMTSSTGRVLDAAAALLGICREKTFDGEPAQVLESAAFRGTPTIWERECIRGDGMDILLTSAIMKKAREASRTHSAEDIAASFQATLATGIAEMAVRAAHEEDIDRIALSGGVAYNRFIRETILAHIKKEGLTPVINREYPLGDGCISAGQCIWASAVHRQEKN; encoded by the coding sequence ATGCGCAAAAACGGACAGATTTCTATAAAAGGCATCGTCCAGGGAGTCGGTTTTCGCCCATTTGTCTTTGCTGCGGCCGTAAAATTTGGCATCACGGGCAATGTCCGCAACCTGGGATCCGAGGTCCTCATCAATGCATGGGGGGACCATTTTGAGGAATTCCTTTGCGCGGTCGCCGGCGGCACCCCGCTCTCCCGCATCGACAGCGTCGATGTCAGGGAGGTCGAGGGTCACGCCCCGGAGGATTTTTCCATCCTGGAGAGTACGACTGGAGCACTCTCGGGGTTCATTCCTGCCGATGTTGCAACCTGTGAAGAATGCCTCGCAGACATCATGCAGTCAGGCGGCAGATATGAAGGATACTGGGCAACCTCCTGCGTCAACTGCGGACCACGGTACAGCATCATCCATGCCCTGCCGTATGACCGGGAACGGACGACAATGGACGAGTTTCCCCTGTGCCGGGGGTGCAGTGATGAATATACCGACCCCGGCTCACGCCGCCACCATGCACAGACCATCGCCTGTCATGCCTGCGGCCCCTCCCTTGCCCTTCTCGACAGGAACGGTGAACCGGTTCAAGGGGACCCGATACCAACGGCGGCAGGCCTGCTCGACGATGGGGCCGTCATCGCAGTGAAGGGCCTCGGGGGGTTTCATATTGCCTGCATCGAATCCTCGGCTTCCCGCCTGAAAGGAACCCTCGGCCGGCCTGAACAGCCCCTTGCAGTGATGGCGGAAGCCGATGAGATCAGGCGCGTGGCCCATGTCTCCCCCGACGAGGAGGCACTTCTCAGCGGACCGGCGCACCCGATAGTGGTCCTCGAAAAGAAAGACCCCGCGTCACACATGGGCATCTCAAAACTGCACACCCTCGGGTGCATGCTGCCTTATACGGCCCTTCACCATCTCCTCTTCCGGAACCTGAGGGCCCGGATGCTCATCATGACGAGCGCCAACGAACCGGGCGAGCCGATGATGACGACGACGGAGTCGGCATTTTCCCGCCTGGCAGACCATATCGATTATTATCTCACCCATAACCGCCGCATCGAAAACCGGTGCGACGACTCCGTCGTGCGGGACGGCTATATCATACGACTCTCCCGCGGACTGGCCCCGAAACGGATACGCTGCGATCTCGGAGATATTTCAATCCTCGGAGTGGGTCCGGAACTCAACTCCAATGTCTCCGTCTACCATGGCGGATTTCTGATCACGTCCCCCCATGTCGGCAACGTGCGAAACCCCTCCACGCTTGCCTACCTGAAGGAGACCGCGGAGACCATCCGTGCCTTTACGGGGGCGTCATGTGACATCATCGCCCATGATCTCCACCCGCAGTTTCTTTCGACGAGGTATGCCTGGGAGCTTGCAGCCCGGAGCGGGGCCCGCCTGGTACCGGTCCAGCATCACCGTGCGCATATCGCGGCAACGACAACAGAACCCTGCATCGGCATCGCCATCGACGGCGTCGGGTACGGCGATGACGGAACCATCTGGGGCGGGGAGATCTTTGCCGGGCAGGTACCCGACCTGCGCCGTGTCGGACATCTCGAACAGGTCCTGATGCCGGGAGGCGATCTTGCCACCCGCTTCCCCGAACGGATGCTCTATGGCATGCTGCCGGACGATAGCACCCTCGACCTCCTCGCAAAGCGGGGGTGGAGCGAGACGGAGAGAAATATTCTCGCCCGCCAGGTCGACCGCAGGTTCAACGTGAGCATGACGAGCAGCACCGGCAGGGTACTCGATGCCGCAGCAGCCCTCCTCGGGATATGCCGGGAGAAGACCTTTGACGGTGAACCTGCACAGGTCCTTGAATCGGCCGCATTCCGGGGCACCCCCACCATCTGGGAGAGGGAATGTATCCGCGGGGACGGGATGGACATCCTCCTGACCAGTGCCATCATGAAGAAGGCCCGCGAGGCGTCGCGGACCCACAGTGCCGAAGACATTGCCGCATCGTTCCAGGCGACCCTTGCCACCGGTATTGCGGAGATGGCGGTCAGAGCGGCACATGAAGAGGATATCGACCGGATTGCCCTCTCGGGGGGTGTTGCATACAACCGGTTCATCAGGGAGACGATCCTCGCACATATCAAAAAAGAGGGACTCACCCCCGTCATCAACCGGGAATACCCCCTCGGCGACGGGTGCATATCGGCGGGCCAGTGCATATGGGCATCGGCAGTGCACAGGCAGGAAAAGAATTAA
- a CDS encoding response regulator — MPETTRKILVMDDEPTILEVTCLLLGRLGYETVAATSGEDALEQYRDAMAENASFDAVILDITVPGGMGAMETIPLLWEIDPGVRAIVTSGLAGDMDESSLLEMGFAGVLKKPYRMYDLRDILDQTINS, encoded by the coding sequence ATGCCTGAAACAACCAGAAAAATACTTGTCATGGATGATGAACCGACCATCCTTGAGGTGACGTGCCTTCTATTGGGGAGGCTGGGGTATGAGACGGTGGCGGCGACCAGCGGTGAGGATGCCCTGGAACAGTACCGGGATGCCATGGCTGAAAACGCCTCGTTTGATGCAGTTATTCTCGATATCACGGTGCCCGGGGGGATGGGTGCAATGGAGACGATTCCGCTTCTGTGGGAAATCGATCCCGGTGTTCGCGCCATCGTAACCAGCGGACTGGCAGGCGATATGGACGAATCTTCGCTCCTTGAAATGGGATTTGCAGGAGTTCTCAAGAAGCCGTATCGGATGTACGACCTGAGGGATATCCTCGATCAAACGATAAATTCCTGA
- the rpl12p gene encoding 50S ribosomal protein P1 — protein MEYIYAALILHNAGKEITEEAVTAVLAAAGTDVDDARVKALIAALDGVDIEEAIAKAAVAPAAAAPAAAPAAAEAAVEEEAEEEEEEAEEDGMAGLGALFG, from the coding sequence ATGGAATACATCTACGCAGCACTTATCCTGCACAACGCAGGCAAGGAAATTACGGAAGAAGCGGTCACCGCAGTACTGGCCGCAGCAGGTACCGACGTTGACGATGCACGTGTGAAGGCACTCATTGCCGCACTTGACGGTGTGGACATCGAAGAGGCCATCGCAAAGGCAGCGGTTGCACCCGCAGCAGCAGCACCCGCAGCAGCACCCGCAGCAGCGGAGGCAGCTGTCGAGGAAGAGGCTGAAGAGGAAGAGGAAGAGGCAGAAGAGGACGGCATGGCCGGCCTCGGTGCACTCTTCGGCTAA
- a CDS encoding 50S ribosomal protein L10 yields the protein MALYTVNLPQWKKDEVEVIKAYAQEYALTGLVDLQGIPASQLQEMRRDLRGSTVLKMTRNTLIEHAFGELGEPISGLNTHIDGQSALIYTNENPFALYRKLQQTMSKMVARAGDIAAQDIVVEKGPTSFKPGPIVGVLQQAGVPAAIEGGKVVIRETKTFVKAGEEITAKQADVLAKLDIRTKDVGLSLQVAYYDGTFYEPSVLAIDETEYFNNIVLAAQQAFNLSVNAVYPTAATIEAIIAKAAGEARNLGVEAVVYEKGVVEMIIGRANAQAKALKGVVE from the coding sequence ATGGCACTATATACAGTGAACCTGCCCCAGTGGAAGAAAGACGAAGTTGAAGTGATCAAAGCGTATGCACAGGAATACGCCCTCACCGGTCTTGTCGACCTGCAGGGCATTCCGGCCAGCCAGCTCCAGGAAATGCGCCGCGACCTCCGCGGCTCTACAGTCCTGAAGATGACGCGCAACACGCTCATTGAGCACGCATTCGGTGAATTGGGCGAGCCCATCTCCGGTCTCAACACCCATATCGACGGACAGAGTGCACTGATCTACACGAATGAAAACCCGTTCGCTCTCTACAGGAAGCTCCAGCAGACGATGAGCAAGATGGTCGCCCGTGCAGGTGACATCGCAGCCCAGGACATCGTCGTCGAGAAGGGTCCGACGTCCTTCAAGCCCGGTCCTATCGTTGGTGTGCTTCAGCAGGCAGGCGTTCCTGCCGCAATTGAAGGCGGAAAGGTCGTCATTCGCGAGACGAAGACGTTCGTCAAGGCAGGGGAAGAGATTACCGCCAAGCAGGCCGACGTGCTTGCAAAGCTTGACATCCGCACGAAGGATGTCGGACTGAGTCTTCAGGTCGCCTACTACGACGGCACGTTCTACGAACCGTCCGTACTGGCAATCGATGAGACAGAATACTTCAACAACATCGTCCTCGCAGCACAGCAGGCGTTCAACCTGTCGGTCAACGCAGTGTATCCGACAGCGGCAACGATCGAGGCTATCATTGCAAAGGCGGCAGGCGAAGCACGCAACCTCGGTGTCGAGGCTGTTGTGTATGAGAAGGGCGTCGTTGAAATGATCATCGGACGGGCAAATGCGCAGGCAAAAGCCCTGAAGGGAGTTGTTGAATAA
- a CDS encoding 50S ribosomal protein L1, whose amino-acid sequence MVERVQILEAVNAAIEAAPERKFQESVEIAINLRNIDMAQPKNRIDETMVLPNGTGRIEKIAVLGKGDITTQAKAAGVDLIIGPEEIERLGGEPREARKMANEYRYFLAETAVMPLVGRYLGTRLGPRGKMPTPVPQGMDVGPIVERLRKSVKFRTKDKTTFHVKVGTAAMAPEEVADNIDAVLKKVETSLESGAMNIRSVYVKTSMGPAVRLV is encoded by the coding sequence ATGGTTGAAAGGGTCCAGATTCTGGAAGCCGTAAACGCGGCAATAGAAGCTGCGCCTGAGCGTAAGTTCCAGGAAAGCGTTGAAATCGCAATTAACCTGAGAAACATCGACATGGCGCAACCGAAAAACCGTATTGATGAGACGATGGTTCTGCCAAATGGCACGGGTCGGATCGAAAAGATCGCCGTCCTTGGTAAAGGAGATATCACCACCCAGGCAAAAGCTGCAGGTGTAGACCTCATCATCGGACCTGAAGAAATCGAACGTCTGGGCGGAGAACCCCGGGAAGCTCGCAAAATGGCGAACGAATACCGGTATTTCCTCGCAGAGACCGCGGTTATGCCTCTTGTAGGTCGTTACCTCGGTACCAGGCTCGGTCCACGCGGTAAAATGCCAACCCCCGTTCCCCAGGGAATGGATGTAGGACCCATTGTCGAACGTCTCCGCAAATCCGTCAAGTTCCGTACAAAGGACAAGACCACCTTCCACGTGAAGGTCGGTACTGCCGCTATGGCGCCTGAAGAGGTTGCAGACAACATCGACGCGGTCCTGAAGAAGGTTGAAACATCCCTTGAGAGTGGTGCAATGAACATCCGGTCGGTATACGTCAAGACATCCATGGGTCCGGCAGTGAGGTTAGTGTAA
- a CDS encoding 50S ribosomal protein L11, with the protein MGEVVEVLVPGGKATAGPPLGPALGPLGINVKAVVDEINKKTAEFNGMQVPVRVEVDEKKNFTVSVGVPPTTALIMKEVGIEKGSGEPNTVKVGDLPLEAAVRIARMKTDDMLSYDLKNRTKEVIGSCVSVGVTVEGKDPKEIFALIDAGEYDSVLNE; encoded by the coding sequence ATGGGAGAAGTAGTCGAGGTATTGGTACCCGGCGGAAAAGCCACGGCCGGACCCCCGTTAGGGCCGGCACTGGGACCACTCGGAATTAACGTGAAGGCAGTTGTTGACGAGATCAACAAAAAGACCGCCGAGTTCAACGGGATGCAGGTACCTGTTCGTGTTGAAGTCGACGAGAAGAAGAACTTCACGGTATCCGTTGGTGTCCCGCCCACGACCGCCCTCATCATGAAAGAGGTCGGCATCGAGAAGGGTTCCGGTGAACCCAACACGGTGAAAGTGGGGGACCTTCCGCTTGAGGCTGCTGTCCGCATTGCCCGCATGAAGACGGACGACATGCTGTCCTATGATCTGAAAAACCGCACGAAAGAGGTTATCGGGTCATGCGTCAGTGTCGGCGTAACCGTTGAAGGAAAGGATCCAAAGGAGATCTTTGCCCTCATCGATGCAGGCGAATACGACAGTGTCCTGAATGAATAG
- a CDS encoding transcription elongation factor Spt5: MSDFGNKIYALKTTANKERKVVDDIVKLLKDHPEFDIKSIMAPDELRGYVLIETPDEYARMEQIVRLIPNARAVVKGETSFEEVEHFLEPKAAVAGIDEGTIVELIAGPFKGEKAVVKRVDAGKEEITVELYESMVPIPITVRGDNVRVIEKAQE; the protein is encoded by the coding sequence ATGAGTGACTTCGGAAATAAAATATACGCGCTGAAGACGACGGCGAACAAGGAACGCAAGGTAGTTGACGACATCGTCAAACTCCTGAAGGACCACCCCGAGTTTGACATCAAGTCCATCATGGCGCCTGATGAACTGAGGGGATATGTGCTCATTGAGACGCCGGACGAGTATGCCCGTATGGAACAGATCGTACGTCTGATCCCGAATGCGCGGGCGGTCGTCAAGGGCGAGACCTCCTTTGAGGAAGTCGAGCACTTCCTTGAGCCGAAGGCAGCGGTCGCCGGTATCGACGAGGGGACCATCGTCGAACTGATCGCCGGACCGTTTAAGGGCGAAAAAGCGGTTGTCAAGCGCGTGGATGCCGGAAAAGAAGAGATTACCGTTGAATTGTACGAATCGATGGTGCCCATCCCCATCACGGTCCGCGGGGACAATGTCCGGGTTATCGAGAAGGCACAGGAATAA
- a CDS encoding protein translocase SEC61 complex subunit gamma has product MADLKNINEEVFKKYIRVLKLARTPTRDEFNKIAIVAAIGILIVGMIGFILYEIMALAL; this is encoded by the coding sequence ATGGCAGACCTAAAAAATATCAATGAAGAAGTATTCAAGAAATACATCCGTGTCCTCAAACTTGCGAGGACGCCGACGAGAGATGAATTCAATAAGATTGCTATCGTTGCTGCAATCGGTATTCTGATAGTGGGTATGATTGGGTTTATCCTCTATGAGATCATGGCTCTCGCCCTGTGA
- the ftsZ gene encoding cell division protein FtsZ yields the protein MRSIVEEAIKRSNRETGVILDTTCEDDLELEEILQQLRTQIAVIGCGGGGSNTMTRMKEEGIEGAELIALNTDAQHLIRTKADTRILIGRKRTRGLGAGSVPQVGEEAAVEAEEEIRKHVEGCDMVFITAGLGGGTGTGSAPVISKAARDEGALTIAVVTLPFTAEGAIRMENAEAGLERLRDVADTVIVVPNDRLLEVVPRLPLHAAFKVSDEILMRAVKGITELITQPGLVNLDFADVRTVMEKGGVAMIGMGESDSEDKAADSVKKALRSPLLDVDISGATAALVNVVGGPDMTMSEAEGVVQEVYERIDPDARIIWGAQVDPEMQGRMRTMLVVTGVNSPQIYGRSERYPSHHAAMKEFEIDFLR from the coding sequence ATGAGATCAATAGTAGAAGAGGCAATCAAACGGTCGAACAGAGAGACCGGGGTTATTCTGGACACTACATGTGAAGATGACCTTGAACTTGAGGAGATTTTACAGCAGCTCCGGACACAGATCGCCGTCATCGGGTGTGGTGGCGGTGGATCCAACACGATGACCCGGATGAAGGAGGAAGGTATTGAGGGTGCCGAGCTCATTGCGCTCAATACCGATGCCCAGCACCTGATCCGGACAAAGGCGGATACCCGCATTCTCATCGGACGCAAGCGAACCCGTGGCCTGGGTGCGGGCTCGGTGCCGCAGGTTGGTGAAGAGGCTGCTGTGGAGGCGGAAGAGGAGATTCGCAAACATGTCGAGGGGTGTGACATGGTATTTATCACGGCAGGCCTCGGAGGAGGTACCGGTACGGGCTCCGCGCCGGTCATCTCCAAGGCTGCCCGTGATGAGGGGGCACTGACCATTGCCGTCGTCACCCTGCCCTTCACGGCAGAAGGTGCCATTCGCATGGAAAATGCGGAAGCGGGACTCGAGCGCCTGCGCGATGTTGCGGACACCGTCATCGTGGTTCCAAACGACCGGCTTCTTGAAGTCGTTCCGCGCCTCCCCCTCCACGCAGCATTTAAGGTCTCTGATGAGATTTTAATGCGCGCAGTAAAGGGAATTACCGAACTGATTACCCAGCCCGGCCTCGTGAACCTTGACTTTGCCGATGTGCGAACTGTTATGGAGAAGGGCGGCGTTGCTATGATCGGTATGGGCGAGAGCGACAGCGAGGACAAAGCTGCCGACTCCGTCAAGAAGGCGCTCAGGTCGCCGCTCCTCGATGTCGATATCTCCGGTGCGACCGCCGCTCTCGTCAATGTGGTCGGTGGGCCGGACATGACGATGTCCGAGGCAGAAGGAGTCGTACAGGAAGTCTACGAGCGCATCGACCCCGATGCACGGATTATCTGGGGAGCACAGGTTGACCCGGAGATGCAGGGGAGAATGCGTACCATGCTCGTCGTGACGGGTGTCAACTCTCCCCAGATATACGGGCGCAGTGAGAGGTACCCCTCCCATCATGCTGCAATGAAGGAATTCGAGATCGACTTCCTCAGGTGA
- a CDS encoding D-aminoacyl-tRNA deacylase, with product MDIAIVYSEIDPAGMNIRDHLLHEMGLDEVPEGAVPFAGHHVRFIGAKGRLIHEEGLDARAAADLIIFISRHTSKNPVRALTVHVTGNFRDAALGGAPRQLARAAPEWMHAVLLRLAASAPDGFRVSYEVTHHGPTDLATPSFFVEIGSTEEEWVREDAGRAVAQSVAGALHDGPSACVVLTGFGGNHYAARQTEIAIATRAAWGHIAHTREVGMLDAEMIRRMTAMSGADAAYIDRKALSRDDLAHVMTLLDDCGIVRLSESELRQMGDLPFSTYCAFRARAAEESDGARLIILGISGEGFPVRLSIPPDLFDEALKIDENLFWDLIRDIPAAGITTQSGRPLPVFFAFAGHEVQVLHLLITSCVKILVNDGSTTVSGDSITIRRVRFNPRRAAELGVPKGPLFGRLAAGHEIEIGGTVITPSMVSDVSEQVIHVPGLESYL from the coding sequence GTGGACATTGCCATAGTATATTCGGAAATCGACCCTGCGGGAATGAACATCAGGGATCATCTGCTTCACGAGATGGGGCTGGACGAGGTGCCGGAGGGGGCCGTCCCGTTTGCCGGGCACCACGTCCGGTTCATCGGTGCAAAAGGCCGCCTGATCCACGAGGAGGGTCTGGATGCCCGTGCAGCGGCCGATCTCATCATCTTCATCTCCCGGCATACCAGCAAGAATCCCGTTCGCGCCCTTACGGTGCATGTCACCGGCAATTTTCGCGATGCGGCACTCGGTGGTGCCCCCCGTCAGCTTGCCCGGGCGGCCCCGGAATGGATGCATGCGGTCCTCCTCCGCCTTGCCGCCTCCGCGCCGGACGGCTTTCGTGTGTCCTACGAGGTGACGCACCACGGCCCCACGGACCTTGCAACACCCTCGTTTTTTGTGGAGATCGGCAGCACGGAGGAGGAATGGGTCCGGGAGGATGCGGGCAGGGCGGTGGCACAGAGTGTGGCAGGGGCTCTCCATGACGGCCCCTCGGCTTGTGTCGTCCTCACGGGGTTCGGGGGGAATCACTATGCGGCCCGACAGACGGAGATCGCCATTGCCACCCGTGCCGCATGGGGCCATATCGCCCATACGCGGGAAGTGGGGATGCTGGATGCGGAGATGATCCGCCGGATGACTGCAATGTCCGGTGCAGATGCGGCCTATATCGATCGCAAGGCCCTCTCCCGGGATGACCTTGCCCATGTCATGACGCTCCTCGACGATTGCGGGATTGTCCGCCTGAGCGAGAGCGAACTCAGGCAGATGGGGGATCTCCCGTTTTCAACCTATTGTGCGTTCAGGGCGCGTGCAGCCGAGGAATCGGATGGGGCGCGACTGATAATCCTTGGAATTTCCGGTGAGGGATTCCCCGTACGACTATCAATTCCTCCGGATCTCTTTGATGAGGCTCTCAAAATTGATGAAAACCTCTTTTGGGACTTGATACGGGATATTCCCGCCGCTGGCATCACCACGCAGTCCGGACGGCCGCTTCCGGTGTTTTTTGCCTTCGCCGGACATGAAGTCCAAGTACTGCATCTTTTAATAACATCCTGCGTCAAAATCTTAGTCAACGATGGATCGACTACGGTCAGTGGTGATAGTATCACCATCCGGAGAGTTCGGTTTAACCCCCGGCGGGCAGCTGAACTGGGGGTGCCGAAAGGACCGCTTTTCGGACGACTGGCCGCAGGCCATGAGATTGAAATTGGGGGGACGGTGATCACTCCCTCAATGGTATCTGATGTGTCTGAACAGGTAATCCACGTCCCGGGATTGGAGAGCTATCTATGA
- a CDS encoding TIGR00725 family protein produces MMQVAVIGAGEANGKELLDAAETGRCIGRAGAVLVCGGRGGVMEAASRGAREAGGMVVGILPGEGPGNPYLTVVIPTGLGIARNTLVVAAGDAVIAVGGGYGTLSEIAMALKRGIPVFGLGTWDIDGVIPCPSPAEAVSRARAATRYAGSPGGKD; encoded by the coding sequence ATGATGCAGGTGGCCGTAATCGGTGCAGGTGAAGCGAACGGGAAAGAACTTTTAGATGCCGCAGAGACCGGACGGTGCATCGGACGGGCGGGTGCCGTTCTCGTCTGCGGTGGCAGGGGCGGGGTAATGGAAGCCGCTTCCCGCGGCGCCCGTGAGGCGGGGGGAATGGTGGTGGGAATCCTTCCCGGCGAGGGGCCGGGGAACCCCTATCTGACCGTTGTCATACCCACCGGTCTCGGGATTGCCAGAAACACCCTCGTTGTTGCAGCCGGGGATGCGGTGATTGCCGTCGGAGGGGGGTACGGGACGCTCTCGGAGATCGCGATGGCCCTGAAGCGGGGCATACCGGTCTTCGGGCTCGGAACATGGGATATTGACGGAGTGATCCCCTGCCCCTCCCCCGCAGAGGCGGTATCGCGGGCACGGGCCGCCACGCGGTATGCCGGGTCTCCCGGCGGCAAGGATTGA